A portion of the Halobacillus ihumii genome contains these proteins:
- the yfmH gene encoding EF-P 5-aminopentanol modification-associated protein YfmH: MEALTYKQLNETVYSETMENGLKVFLLAKPEMAKTFGIFTTNYGSIDQTFTPIGKNEQVTVPEGIAHFLEHKLFEKEDRDVFQDFTKQGASANAFTSFTKTAYLFSATSQIEKNVETLLDFVQDPYFSKESVEKEKGIIAQEIRMYDDQPDWRSFFGTIQSLYHKHPVRVDIAGTVDSIEDITKDDLYTCYETFYHPSNMVLFVAGNIDPEKMMDQIRSNQNKKEFKEIPTIDRFYPEEPAEVANPEGSITMPVTTAKAMVGVKEDVSSLDGAELVRAELLSGMILDYYFSKSGEFYEQLYKEDLIDASFQYETELDRQFGFTILGGDSRKPDELAARIKKMLHKLKENRISEEDFKRMKRKKIGQFMRALNSMEFIANQFTHYHMLGVDLFDVLPTIEALTTSDVDRYVENWIKEESISVFQVKPQTHA; this comes from the coding sequence ATGGAAGCATTAACGTATAAACAGCTAAATGAGACCGTATATTCAGAAACGATGGAAAATGGGTTAAAAGTGTTTTTACTGGCAAAGCCAGAGATGGCCAAGACATTTGGTATTTTTACAACAAATTATGGATCCATTGATCAAACCTTTACCCCGATTGGAAAAAATGAGCAAGTGACTGTACCGGAAGGAATTGCTCATTTCCTTGAACACAAGCTATTTGAAAAAGAAGACCGTGATGTGTTTCAAGATTTCACCAAGCAAGGAGCGTCTGCTAACGCTTTTACGTCGTTTACGAAAACGGCCTACTTATTTTCCGCAACGAGTCAAATAGAAAAAAATGTGGAAACCTTATTAGATTTCGTTCAGGATCCTTACTTTTCCAAGGAATCCGTTGAGAAAGAAAAAGGGATCATCGCTCAGGAAATCCGTATGTATGATGATCAGCCGGACTGGCGTTCTTTCTTCGGAACAATACAAAGTCTTTATCATAAACACCCTGTCAGGGTAGACATTGCCGGAACGGTTGATTCAATTGAGGATATTACGAAGGATGACCTTTATACTTGTTACGAAACGTTCTATCACCCATCCAATATGGTGTTATTTGTAGCCGGTAATATTGATCCGGAAAAAATGATGGACCAAATTCGCAGCAACCAGAACAAAAAAGAGTTTAAGGAGATTCCAACGATTGACCGTTTTTATCCGGAGGAGCCAGCGGAGGTAGCCAACCCCGAAGGTTCCATTACAATGCCAGTCACCACAGCAAAAGCAATGGTGGGTGTGAAAGAGGATGTATCTTCTCTTGATGGTGCTGAACTTGTAAGGGCTGAACTGCTGTCTGGCATGATCCTTGATTATTATTTCTCTAAAAGCGGGGAATTCTACGAACAGCTTTATAAAGAAGATTTAATTGATGCCAGCTTTCAATATGAAACCGAATTAGATAGACAATTTGGCTTCACTATTCTTGGCGGCGATTCAAGGAAACCTGATGAACTAGCAGCTCGTATAAAAAAAATGCTTCACAAGCTTAAAGAGAACCGTATCTCAGAGGAAGATTTTAAACGTATGAAACGTAAGAAGATCGGCCAGTTCATGAGGGCTTTGAATTCTATGGAATTTATCGCTAATCAATTTACGCATTATCATATGCTCGGTGTTGATTTATTCGACGTTTTGCCTACCATTGAAGCACTTACGACAAGTGATGTCGATCGGTATGTCGAGAATTGGATAAAGGAAGAAAGCATTTCGGTCTTCCAGGTGAAACCACAGACTCATGCCTAA
- the yfmF gene encoding EF-P 5-aminopentanol modification-associated protein YfmF, giving the protein MKITKETVQGKQGYRLHILPTTKYKTVSVVAKFKAPLKREGITERALLPHVLHKATNNHPNVRLLQSALEDLYGTGFSSDGSKKGENHVLSFRMEVVNESYLNESEPILEKALNIFHDVLFNPKAEGNGFDEAIVKREIQTLEQKITSIKDDKMSYANLRLIDHMCEGEPYSLHVHGYLDDLKKITAKSLYQHYLEMIENDVLDVYVIGGVDESEIEALMDRTFTRAKSDNQGEHLESEPIHPTEPKEIVEQEEVKQGKLHLGYRTHIKFGDDDYYALQIFNGLFGGFPSSKLFVNVREKHSLAYYAASRFESHKGLLLVFSGVDPKDYDKAKSIILEQMEAMKQGDFSNDQVTDAKEQVVNQLQETMDNANGLIEVLYHQMLSGSTIQSDELMENIRNVTKEDVMKVAEKIELDTIYFLTSQEGGEA; this is encoded by the coding sequence ATGAAAATAACGAAAGAAACAGTACAGGGTAAGCAAGGGTACAGACTACATATTTTACCAACTACAAAGTATAAAACGGTTTCTGTTGTTGCCAAGTTTAAGGCACCACTGAAAAGAGAAGGGATCACCGAACGTGCTCTGCTTCCTCATGTTCTTCATAAAGCTACCAACAACCATCCAAACGTACGATTACTGCAATCTGCTTTAGAAGATCTCTATGGAACAGGATTCTCAAGCGATGGCTCTAAAAAAGGCGAGAATCATGTGCTTTCCTTTCGGATGGAGGTCGTCAATGAATCCTACTTAAATGAAAGTGAACCGATTTTAGAAAAAGCGTTAAACATATTCCATGATGTTTTATTTAATCCGAAAGCTGAAGGAAACGGCTTTGATGAAGCAATTGTAAAGAGGGAAATCCAAACACTTGAGCAAAAAATCACATCCATTAAAGACGACAAGATGAGCTATGCTAATCTTCGCCTGATCGACCATATGTGTGAAGGGGAGCCGTACTCTTTACATGTTCATGGCTATTTAGACGATCTAAAGAAGATTACCGCAAAGTCTTTATATCAACACTACCTCGAAATGATTGAAAACGATGTACTTGATGTATACGTCATTGGAGGGGTAGACGAATCTGAGATTGAAGCATTAATGGATCGAACATTTACTCGTGCCAAGAGTGACAATCAAGGGGAGCATTTGGAGTCAGAACCAATCCATCCAACGGAACCTAAAGAAATTGTCGAACAGGAAGAAGTAAAACAAGGTAAGCTTCACCTCGGCTATCGTACACACATTAAATTTGGGGACGATGATTATTATGCCCTGCAAATTTTCAATGGCCTTTTCGGCGGGTTTCCTAGTTCTAAACTGTTTGTGAATGTAAGGGAAAAACATAGTCTGGCTTATTATGCCGCATCACGATTCGAAAGTCACAAAGGTTTGCTCCTCGTCTTCAGCGGAGTTGACCCGAAAGATTATGACAAGGCGAAATCGATAATCTTAGAACAAATGGAAGCGATGAAGCAAGGTGATTTTTCTAATGACCAAGTAACTGACGCGAAAGAACAAGTTGTGAATCAACTCCAGGAGACAATGGACAATGCGAACGGATTAATTGAGGTCTTGTATCATCAAATGCTTTCCGGCTCCACTATACAGTCAGATGAACTTATGGAAAACATCCGCAATGTGACGAAAGAAGATGTGATGAAGGTTGCAGAGAAAATAGAACTTGATACGATTTACTTCTTAACAAGTCAAGAGGGAGGGGAAGCGTGA
- a CDS encoding ABC transporter permease: MSFFEILQSIIPQAVFFAAPLIFTALGGVFSERSGIINIGLEGLMVMGAFVGIVFNLAFVDVFGNWTPWVSILVAMVVSAIFALVHAVASITFRADQVVSGVAINFLALGIGLFLTKQWYGKGQTDMVERPFYTTDIPVLSKIPIVGDLFFSGMYLTSYLAILLAFVAWYILFKTPFGLRLRSVGEHPMAADTNGINVYGMRYVAVMISGALGGLGGSVFALTIALNFSHATIVGQGFMSLAAVIFGKWHPLGALGAALFFGFAQSLSIVGSGIPLLSEVPQIFLLIAPYVLTILALAGFIGRAEAPKALGESYIKGNR; this comes from the coding sequence ATGAGCTTTTTTGAAATATTACAATCGATTATCCCGCAAGCTGTTTTCTTTGCGGCCCCTCTTATCTTTACAGCTTTAGGCGGGGTATTCAGTGAACGTTCTGGGATCATTAACATTGGCCTGGAAGGGTTAATGGTGATGGGAGCATTCGTAGGAATCGTGTTTAACCTGGCTTTTGTCGATGTATTCGGGAACTGGACTCCATGGGTGTCGATTCTAGTCGCGATGGTCGTCTCCGCTATTTTCGCACTAGTTCATGCGGTAGCTTCCATTACGTTTAGAGCAGATCAGGTTGTTAGTGGTGTAGCAATTAACTTCCTTGCCTTAGGTATCGGTCTGTTTTTGACGAAGCAATGGTATGGAAAGGGACAAACGGATATGGTTGAACGTCCTTTTTATACAACCGATATCCCTGTGTTAAGTAAAATCCCGATTGTTGGTGACTTATTCTTCTCAGGCATGTATTTAACGTCTTATTTAGCTATCCTATTAGCATTTGTCGCCTGGTACATTCTATTTAAAACACCGTTCGGTTTACGATTACGTTCTGTAGGCGAACATCCAATGGCGGCTGATACGAATGGAATTAATGTATATGGCATGCGTTATGTAGCTGTAATGATCTCTGGAGCCCTCGGAGGTCTGGGCGGATCAGTGTTTGCCTTAACCATTGCTTTAAACTTCTCCCATGCTACAATTGTCGGACAAGGCTTTATGTCTCTGGCAGCTGTTATTTTTGGGAAGTGGCATCCACTTGGTGCGCTAGGAGCTGCGTTGTTCTTCGGATTTGCTCAGAGCTTAAGTATCGTAGGATCTGGTATTCCGTTATTAAGTGAAGTTCCACAGATCTTTCTGCTGATTGCCCCTTATGTCTTGACGATTCTCGCCTTAGCTGGATTTATTGGCAGGGCTGAGGCGCCTAAAGCTTTAGGAGAATCCTATATTAAAGGTAATCGCTAA
- the ymfI gene encoding elongation factor P 5-aminopentanone reductase: MPKRCLIIGASGEIGMQTTELLAAEGYEVAVHYHTNKHRIRELKRQIPNQQWVGAYQGDLSTADGLDSLIGKLPSDVDAIVFAQGNHSNQLLQEMSSSEMDTMYYVHVKSLWLISHKLLPSMISNKSGEIVVVSSVWGEEGASTEVVYSSVKGAQISFVKGLAKEIAPSNIRVNGVTPGVIDTKMNSHLSAEELAVLESEIPLGRLGTGSEVAQAILFLLSKRSSYISGHILRVNGGWY; this comes from the coding sequence ATGCCTAAGCGTTGTTTAATTATTGGCGCCAGTGGTGAAATTGGCATGCAAACTACGGAGTTACTAGCTGCGGAAGGGTATGAGGTGGCGGTTCATTATCATACCAATAAGCATCGGATAAGAGAGCTTAAGCGGCAAATTCCAAACCAGCAATGGGTGGGAGCTTATCAGGGAGACTTATCTACTGCCGATGGACTTGATTCTTTGATTGGCAAACTGCCTTCAGATGTCGACGCTATTGTATTTGCGCAAGGTAATCACTCTAATCAGCTGCTCCAAGAAATGAGTTCCTCTGAAATGGACACGATGTATTATGTTCACGTTAAATCATTATGGCTCATTTCTCACAAATTGCTTCCGTCCATGATTTCAAATAAGTCAGGAGAAATCGTCGTAGTGTCATCGGTTTGGGGAGAAGAAGGCGCCAGTACAGAAGTGGTTTACAGTTCGGTTAAAGGAGCTCAAATTAGTTTCGTAAAAGGATTAGCCAAGGAAATTGCTCCGAGTAACATTCGTGTGAATGGAGTAACACCGGGGGTAATTGACACAAAAATGAACAGTCACTTATCTGCAGAAGAACTGGCTGTATTAGAAAGTGAAATCCCGTTAGGCCGTTTAGGAACGGGTTCTGAAGTAGCACAGGCAATCTTGTTTTTATTAAGTAAACGATCCAGTTATATTTCTGGTCATATCCTTCGTGTCAACGGCGGCTGGTATTAA
- a CDS encoding ABC transporter permease has product MFSNRTMNILIPIISVLLGLLSGAIIMLFFGYNPIKGYAALWNGAFGDAYFFGETLRQVTPYILSGLAVAFALRTGLLNIGVEGQVFVGWLASVWVGVAFELPAIIHLPLAIFAAALAGAFWGFIPGILKAKLGVHEVIVTIMMNYIALYVTNEIVRNVITDGEDKTEQIAETASLASPWLAEITYYSRLHYGLLIALFVAFIMWFLLNKTTTGFELRAVGYNQHASQYAGMNVSRNIVLAMVISGAFAGLAGAMEGLGTFGYLSVKSGFTNIGFDGIAVALLGANTALGVVLAAFLFGTLKIGALNMPTASGVPTELVEIVIALIIFFVASSYMIRWIILRFKKEGK; this is encoded by the coding sequence ATGTTTTCGAATCGCACAATGAATATTTTAATACCGATCATTTCGGTTCTGTTAGGCTTGCTCTCTGGAGCGATCATCATGCTTTTCTTTGGATATAACCCGATTAAAGGGTATGCGGCTCTCTGGAACGGTGCATTTGGTGATGCTTACTTTTTTGGTGAAACGTTGAGGCAAGTCACCCCTTATATTCTTTCAGGACTTGCTGTTGCCTTCGCTCTGAGGACAGGGTTACTAAATATTGGGGTGGAAGGTCAAGTGTTTGTCGGCTGGCTTGCCTCTGTGTGGGTAGGGGTGGCTTTTGAACTTCCAGCTATTATCCATTTACCGTTAGCCATCTTTGCTGCAGCGTTAGCAGGCGCTTTCTGGGGTTTTATCCCTGGGATCTTAAAAGCAAAGCTCGGGGTTCACGAAGTTATCGTAACGATCATGATGAACTATATTGCACTGTACGTGACCAACGAAATCGTTCGAAACGTGATAACAGATGGAGAAGATAAAACAGAGCAAATTGCTGAGACGGCTTCTCTCGCTTCTCCATGGCTTGCTGAGATCACCTATTATTCCCGGCTCCACTATGGATTGCTTATTGCTTTATTTGTCGCTTTTATTATGTGGTTTTTGTTAAATAAAACAACGACGGGCTTCGAATTGCGGGCCGTCGGTTATAATCAGCATGCCTCACAGTATGCAGGGATGAATGTTAGTAGAAATATTGTGTTGGCTATGGTTATTTCAGGTGCTTTTGCAGGCCTTGCCGGAGCGATGGAAGGCCTAGGTACGTTCGGATACCTTTCCGTAAAATCAGGCTTTACCAATATTGGATTCGACGGAATTGCCGTGGCTTTACTAGGAGCAAACACGGCCTTAGGCGTCGTTTTAGCTGCTTTCTTATTCGGTACTTTAAAAATCGGTGCCTTGAATATGCCTACAGCATCAGGTGTTCCAACAGAGCTTGTCGAAATTGTCATTGCTCTAATCATATTTTTTGTGGCATCAAGCTATATGATTCGTTGGATCATTTTACGATTTAAGAAGGAGGGGAAATAA
- a CDS encoding DUF3388 domain-containing protein — MEKKEWYLEYEIQYNRPGLLGDISSLLGMMAINIVTINGVENSHRGMLLLCKEEDQITRLRSILNTMDTIKITKLRRPKLRDRLAVRHGRYIHSDIDDRKTFRFNREDLGLLVDFMAELYMKEGHKLIGIRGMPRVGKTESVVAASVCANKRWLFVSSTLLKQTVRNQLIEEEYNEDNLYIIDGIVSAKRASEKHWQLVREIMRLPAVKVIEHPDIFVQETEYKMEDFDYIIELRSNEDEEITYEPVEKQGMNKDGFSMFDF; from the coding sequence ATGGAGAAAAAAGAATGGTATTTAGAATATGAAATCCAGTATAACCGTCCTGGGTTGCTTGGAGATATTTCTTCACTTCTTGGGATGATGGCGATAAACATAGTCACGATTAATGGGGTAGAGAATTCTCATCGAGGAATGCTCTTGCTTTGCAAAGAGGAAGATCAAATTACTAGGCTTCGGTCGATCTTAAATACAATGGATACGATTAAAATAACCAAACTGCGCAGACCAAAACTGAGAGATCGGTTAGCTGTAAGGCACGGCCGGTACATACATAGTGATATTGATGATCGAAAGACGTTCCGATTTAACCGGGAGGACCTTGGGCTGCTTGTAGACTTTATGGCTGAGCTGTATATGAAGGAGGGCCATAAGCTGATTGGTATTCGCGGTATGCCGCGCGTAGGCAAAACCGAATCTGTTGTAGCGGCAAGTGTATGTGCAAATAAACGCTGGTTATTTGTGTCGAGCACACTACTTAAGCAAACGGTCAGGAATCAGTTGATTGAGGAAGAGTATAATGAGGATAATTTATATATTATAGATGGAATCGTCTCTGCGAAAAGGGCGAGCGAGAAACATTGGCAGCTTGTGAGAGAAATTATGCGCCTTCCTGCAGTGAAAGTAATTGAACATCCAGACATTTTTGTACAAGAGACAGAGTATAAAATGGAGGACTTCGATTATATTATTGAACTCAGAAGCAATGAAGATGAAGAAATAACATATGAACCC
- a CDS encoding DUF3243 domain-containing protein, with the protein MSVLDNFESFKSFLGDRMNQAEGQGMNHGAVNEVAYEIGDYLSKNVEAKNQEEAVLRELWNVADEKEQHAIANMMVKLVQNDKPQS; encoded by the coding sequence ATGTCTGTACTTGACAACTTTGAATCTTTCAAATCTTTCCTTGGTGATCGTATGAATCAAGCGGAAGGACAAGGGATGAACCATGGTGCTGTAAACGAAGTCGCTTATGAGATTGGTGACTATTTATCAAAAAATGTTGAGGCCAAGAATCAGGAAGAAGCAGTTCTTCGCGAGCTATGGAACGTTGCTGATGAGAAAGAGCAGCATGCTATAGCAAACATGATGGTCAAACTGGTTCAGAATGACAAGCCACAATCATAA